The following is a genomic window from Leptolyngbya sp. FACHB-261.
TCCTCGTCCCACTCCTGGGGACGATCGCTTGCGCTCAGCCATGAGTGGGCTCGGAGAGGCTAAACGCATTAGCTTCACTGACCTTCAGGCCCGATACAGAACCAGTCAGGGCTGAACCTACCGGAACACGGGGACGAGAGCGCTCTAGCAAGGCACTGACCAACAGCCAAGCTCCCAGGCCCATCGACAACAGCACCCCAATCCCCACCAGCCAGATCACCAATGTGTTCTTTGGCAAAACGCTGGCTGGCCGCAGTATACTCACCGGATCACGGACCGTGTGTTCGGTCACATCGTGGTCAGCGCCTTGCATTAAGGTGGCAATCATCTTATAAGGACCCATCCGCAAAGTATCTTTGCTCGCAAAAGGCTGGCTGCCTTTACCAATTGGCCGTCCATTGAGAAAAGTGCCGTTGGCACTGCGGTCAGTGATGTACAGCTGTTGATTGGCCAGTGTAATCAGGGCGTGAAATCGGGAGACCTGCTTATGAGCTAGCTCCAGACGAGAGACAGGTTGCTCCCCCAACTTCTCTGGCATCTGACTAGTATCCCGACCGATTGCAATCGGTGGAGTCAAAATTGGTCGGTGTACCTCGCCAGTGGTTGGGTCTTCCCACATCAGTTGAATGTACATAGGCTCAGACCAGCTCAGACAAAAGTTTTGGGCGTGATGAATTGTACAGACCTGGTTAGATTAGCGGGTAATACAGTCATTGACTGAGTCCAGGTCTAACCTCGCGAGATTGCTAGCTGCCAAGAGTAGCAGAGGACAAACTGACTCATCGGCGCTGGCTGCCACCCTCAAGCCATAACAGTTATACACAGCTCCCCTGTAGGTGAGGAGACTCTCACTCGATGGCAACAGTCATGAAGAAGATAGAGAAAGTGGTTATTGAAAAGCAGTTGTGAGCCGACCAGCCTGTTGGTACATAGTCTGTCCACCGGAGCGGAGGGCTAGCCTACATCAAATCTCAATCCTCAGAAATGGCCACAATCAGACCAAGATCACAAGATTGAAATTAGGTCAACCAGCACTGTTCTAGATCCCTTTAGAACTAGTGGTTCGCCCGGAGAAAACAATTTGAATTACAGGCAAGTACAGATTGATCACGCCTGATTTAAGGTGGCTACCTCAATAGCAACTCGCCGTTTTAGAGAACGGGTTTAGAGGTTGGCAATTGGGAGCAGCAAGTAGCAAATTTTCATTAATCGTTAATCCCGCAAATAATCCTGATTACCAAGCAAAATACTTGTTATATCGGTTTGTTAGGCTATGGCTTGGCTGCAACAGGCGTTCAATTAACCCCACTTCGAGGTTGCACCGTTCCTATGGGATCAGCTTCTGACAGCGCGGCAGTCGCCCAAACTCAACAGCACCTGCTTATTGTTCAGGATGGGCAAGGCAGCCGAACCATTCTTCTTGAAGCAGCCAAGTACAGCTTGGGGCGTGATCCCTTAACCGATATTCCTCTGAACTCCGAGTTTGTCTCACGTCAGCACGCGCTTCTGTTACGTCTGCCAACTGAAGCAGGGCAGTACCGCTACCGAATTTTAGATGGGGATTTAGAAGGTCGGCCCAGCGCCAATGGCCTTAAGGTTAACCAGGAGCAGGTTAGTTCCCACGACCTAGGCCACGGCGACCGCGTTATCCTTGGCCCCAATGTTGAGCTCACTTATTTTGTGCTGAGCGGCGAAAGCAAGCTAGAAGTTTCACGCATCTCCGAGGGCACTGTCGTTGCCTCTACTCACCTAGCGAAACAAGCTCAGGATCAAGCACCCAGCCTGCCAGTTCAAACTGCCTTATCTGCACAGCCTGCCGCCTCGCTCTGGCAACAACTTTGGCAGTGGCTACGACGTAGCTGAGGCAGTTTAAACGCTCAAAGATCGCTTAAAGCTTTGCCCAAAGACCAAAGCATTGCTCAAAGCTCAAAGCTCAAAGCTCAAAGCTCAAAGCACAGATGCCTGTACAACGGGCTTCCGAAGGGAAAAAGCGTATTGGGACAGGCATTGGTTAAAGACAGCTCATCAGGACACCTATATTAAGAATCAAAATTTTCTAGTTAAGGTTTCCTAGGTTAAGAGGCTTAAGCTAGCTAACCGATTAGCTTCTTTCTTTGATAGCTGGAGCGGCGCTTGACCATAATGTTGGGCTAGCTGCACTAGCTGCAATAGCACTGCCTGCAATAGCACTTCAACAGCCAAGCAATAGCCAAGATCTCAGTCTGCACAGCAAACTCGATTTCGGCCTTCCCGTTTGGCTTGATACAGAGCTTGATCCGCTTGCCCTACCAGTGAGGCAAACGAATCAGCCTGATTGGGCACTATGGCCGCGACGCCGAAGCTAGCGGTACAGCCTAGGGCTTCGACTGCTAACCGTAAACCCTCAGCAACCACCCTCGCTCCAGCTAAATCCGTGTTAGGCAGAACGACGGCAAACTCTTCACCACCGTAGCGAAACACAGCATCTCCAGCTCGGTGCAGATGCGTCCGCAGGGTATTGGCGACGCAAGCCAGCAACTCGTCCCCAGACTGGTGTCCATAGGTATCGTTGTGGCGCTTGAAAAAGTCGAGGTCAACCATGACCACTGCCAATGTCGATTGAGTTCGGCAGCCACTGCGCCACTCTCGTTTGATTGCCTGGTCAAAAGCCCGACGGTTGCCCACCTGGGTCAAAGCATCGGTGTAAGCAACTTGCTGCAGCTTACGATTGGTGGTCTTTAGGTGATGGTTTTCGACCTGTAGGACAGCTAGCTGAGCCAGCAAAGCTTGGACAAGGGACAGTTCAGCGCCACTTTGAGAGGGGCTAGCGGCGTTGAGTTGTTGTGAGTATGACTCCACGGTCCGAGCGCTTATTGTCACCATGGCTAAGGCATCCGCTACAGAAATGGACTGACCAGGACAGAACATGAGGCAGATGCAGCACCCTGGAGCAGGAGATCGTGCGACGCTTCGCGGTTTGGAGGTCATCGGCTTACAACTGCGTACAGCCTAAAGCGTGAAACTACGTTTCTACGACTCTTCTTGATGCAAGCTTTCAGACGGTTTTGCGTAAATCCGCTTACGTCTTCGCGCAACAGCCAATCTTTACAAAACAAGCCCGTTTCTTGAACGTTAAGAGAGCTACGCAGGCAGAACCAATCCAAACCGACCCAGCTATGATGAGGCAAATGTGCTGGCGGTCAGAGGGCCTTTGCGATGCGGCGATTCTGGGTTCTGCTTGTTCTTTTAGCAAGCTTCATTGGTATTCCGGCGTTTTTAGGCAGTGCAACATCTAGCACCCCGACGACCTACAGCACGATTGCGGTGAACTTCCGCGATGACCTTGGCCCTACTGATCTTGCCTCCCAAGTCGTGGCGATCAGCCGCCAGTTTGGGGTTTCACTCCGTCCCAACAGTGCTTTTTCTGGGCGAGAGCATCTCTTCACCCTGAGCTTTGACCCTACACAGGTAGACGCACGGCAGTTGCTGCAACAGCTCAATCGTTCCAAGGCCTTTAAAGCCAGCATTGAGTACGCCGAGCCGGTCTACACCTACCATATCCCCGACGGCGAGAGCTTTGAGCGCGTAGCCGTTCCAGATGTCACAGCCGCAGACTTCCCCAACGACCCGCTCTATCAGCAGCAGTGGAACTTCCGCTCAATTAACCAGGGCGATGCCTGGAAATCCTCTAGTGGTGAAGGCGTCACGGTTGCAGTCATTGACACTGGCATTGCTCTGGTTCCTGACTTGAACAAAGACCAGTTTGCTGAAGGCTACGACTTTGTCAGCGATGACTCCGATGCCACCGACGACAACGGCCACGGCACTCATGTTGCGGGCACCATTGCCCAATCCACCAACAACGCTTACGGCGTGGCAGGTATCGCTTACGATGCCAAGCTGATGCCCTTGAAGGTGCTTGACGAGAGTGGCGCCGGTACTACCACCGACATCGCTGAAGCTATTGAATTTGCTGCCGACAACGGTGCTGACATCATCAACCTCAGCCTGGGCGGCATGGGTGACAGCCAGGTTCTGCGCGAAGCCATCGAATATGCCTACAACAAAGGCGTGCTGATTGTGGCAGCGGCAGGCAACAGCAACTCCAGCTCGGTCAGCTACCCTGCACGCTACGAGCATGTTGTGGGGGTTGCGGCCCTGGGCCCAGAAGGTGGCAGAGCCCCTTACTCTAACTTCGGCGCAGGCGTCGATATCTCAGCACCCGGCGGTTCACTGCCAGCCGGTGGCGTTCTGCAAAACACAATTGATGGCGAAGGCGGCACCGTCTTCGCAGCCTACCAGGGCACCAGCATGGCTTCCCCTCACGTGGCAGGCGTCGCTGCGCTGGTCAAAGCCTCTGGTGTTAAAGAGCCGGAAGCAATCTTGGATGTGCTCAAGCGCTCCTCCCACCGGGTCGAGAATGATCCTCTTAATTACTACGGCGCTGGTCGGCTGGATGCAGCGGTGGCCATGCAAGAAGCGCTCCATGGCACGGTCGATTGGCGCGACTTCCTGCGCTGGCTCAGCGAGAACGGCTACATCAACCCCCGCTTCTGGTTTGACGGTGGCGTAACCGCGATTCTGCCCAAGCTGGTGATGATCCTGGTGTCCTACCTGATCGCTCGCCTGCTGCCTCGCATCATTGGGGTGGCAACAGCTTGGTCTGCCCCAATGGCGGGCGGGCTGCTGTTTGGCAGCACGGGTCTGTTCTTGCTGCGCGGTCTGTTTGTCTTTGACGCACCTCAGTGGCCCTTCCGCCTCGCCGGCAGTTCGCTGCCAGAGTTGGGCAACGCCATCCAGGGCAGTGCGCTTCTGAACCCGGTATTTGCCAGTGTGGTGCTGCCCTTCTTGCTGGCGGTGTTCTTGTTGGGCAGTCAGGCTGGCCGCAACTTTGTGACTGGGCTCAGCATCGGCGTTGGCAGTTTCCTACTAGTGACCAGCCTGACCACTGCCCCCATGCTGCTCTGGTTCCCCGACCACGGGCTGATCACCCGAGGCTTTTTGCTGGTCAATGCAGCCCTGTGTGTGGGGCTTGCCGTGTTGACACTGAAAAGCCAACCGGGCACAGCTACTGATGGTTGAGCCAGATGGTTGAGCTAGACCAGTAAGCCAGATCAATAAGCTAGATCATTGAGCGAATTAGCAGCGAGTGAGTCACCATGAGCGACAAATTTAAAGGCACCGTCACCCACGTCAAGATGGGTCCTGGCGCCTGGGCTTTGCAGACCAGTGACGGGCAACAGTATCAACTGCTAAAGCCGCCTGCCGATCTCAAAAAAGAAGGCTTGGAGGTCGAAATCAAAGGCAAGATCCGCGATGATGTGGCGACCGCCGCCATGATCGGCCCTGTCTTGGAAGTCGAATCTTTCAAAGCCCAATAGCTCAATTACCTAGCCCCCCTCACTCAAGCCAGGAGACACCCCGAGCGCATGCTCGACCTGCTCAAACTCGCCCGCCAAATGCAGGGCATGAGTCAGCAACTGCAAAAGGAAGCCGCCGCTACCCGTCAGCGCTTGCTTCAGGCTCAGGAAATTCTGCAAGCGGCAGGCGCTGAGCAACCTCTCTGGCTTGAGCGCTATCAAACCTGGCACGATAAACTGGCCTTCTTAGCGGCTGAGCCAGTGGAAGCGCTGGACACCTGTTTGCCCATCGGGGCAACAGCGGCAACCTATACCGTGGTGGCAACCGATGGCTCGCAGATCGCCCCCAGCCATCACGAAGTCGCCTACTGCTACCTGATCAATATCGGACGCATCGTTCTGCATTACGGCACGGCAACTTCACCCCTGCTGGACAGCCTGCCAGAGGTGTTCTACCGGCCTGAAGATCTCTATCTATCGCGGCAGTGGGGCATTCGCACTGAGGAGTGGATGGGCTTTCGTCGGGCGCAGTCGGAGACAGTCGCCCTGGCTGACTTAGCCTGTGGTTTACCCTCGGTGGGGGTGAACGGCCTTGCTCCCTTACAACGACTGGCAATGGTGGATGGCTCTCTGATCCACTGGTCATTGGAGATGTTGCAGGCTGAAGCCCGGGAACGGATTTTGCCGCCGATGCTGGCAGCCTGGGACCGTCTGCGCTTGTCGCGGATTCCGGTAGTGGGCTATCTCAGTGCCTCACGCAGCAGTGAAGCCCTGAATTTTCTGCGCCTGCCCCTGTGCCCATTTCCGCAGCCAGATTGCGGCACCCATTGTGGCGCTGGCAATACCGAGACAGCCACAGACCAGGCCCCTTGCGCCAAGTTACAGCCCCTACGCGATGCCGTGCTCTGGTCTGCGCTTCTGGAGCCAGGGCAACGGGGACCGCTCTATCGCAGCTCTGCCCGCATTTTGAGCCACTATGGTCCGCACCGGGTCTACTTTTGCTACGTGCATGTAGGCGTTGAGGTGGCGCGAGTGGAAATGCCCGAGTGGGTGGCACTAGACGCAGAGTTGCGCGAGTCAGCGCTGGCGATGGTGATGGAGCAGGTGCGCAAGGGCTACGGTTATCCAGTGGCTCTGGCAGAAGCGCATAACCAGGCGGTGGTGCGAGGCAGCGACCGAGCCCGCTTTTTCGCGCTGCTGGAACAGGAGATGGTGCGCACAGGTTTGCAGAATGTGGGCACCTCCTTCAAGGAAGCCCGCAAGCGCGGCAGCATTGCCTAAGTAGAATTGGCCTCTGTGGGCTCATTCCTTGGGTTATGCCTCTAAAGTGTGCGGCGGGATATTGAGCTGTACGATGCGCTCTATCCGATCTGGTTGGCGCTGAATCAGTTGCAGGCGATGGTGGGCGATACCTATTTGGTGGCGAGCAGTGAGGCTTATGCGGGTTCGCTGCCGATCTACAAATATGCGAAGGCGAGTGGTGATGTGGCAGGGGAGGCGTCGCTAACGGAGTTGAAGCGGCAGTTTGTGCATCGGGGCCGTAAGAAGGGAACAGATAAGAAAGCGCCGTAAGGGTTTAGACCGAAACGGTTGGCCTTCTGTAAGAGGTTACTAGTTCAGGGTTCAGAGGTTGACGGCAAAGCCGGACTTCTGGACCCTGTTTCTTTTGCAGGTTTTTATGAATGAGGCTTCTAGACTTGGAGTTTTAGGAAGCAGGATTGCAGTTCTGCCTCAGGCTTGGGTGATTTAAGGGTGCTTTGCTTAGCTCGGAAGGGTCAGACCCTTAGCTCGGAAGGGTAGGACCCTTAACTGGAAGGGTAGGACCCTTAGCTCGGAAGGGCGGAACCCTTAACTGGAAGGGTCAGACCCTTAGCTCGGAAGGGTCGAACCCTTAAGCGGAAGGGTCAGACCCTTAAGCGGGAAGCATTGGGGGGGTGACCGACAGGCGTTGAGCTATTGAGAGGGGGGTTGAGAAGTATCGCCTCTTGCCCAAACCGCCCCCTAGCCCTCTAATACTGGGGGATTTAGAGGGCCAGTGCAGAATCTGCGAAAGCGCTTAGAGACTAGCGGTTGCTTAGCGGATGTGATAGCAAGGTGCCAAGCCTGCATATCCTTCTGGACTGGGAGCTTTCTGTGAAGACAAACAAGACCTCAGCTGAGACTGCGCAAAAATCAAGGCAGATGATTCGGCTTGGGTCGGGGGTGCTGAAGGTAACGCTCACGGTAGCCGCAGTGGTTGGGGTAGTGACCGTTCAGGGCTTTCGCGCTCCGGAAGAGGCTCGGACAGGTACAAGGCTAGAACGGGAGAGCCTAGCTGCACTTGAAGAATTCCAGCTTCAGCAGTCTGAAGCCTTGGTAGCAGCAATGCGGGCTGGGCAAGCCCTCCAAGCTCTGGCAAAGGATAGGCTACTTGAACAATATTTAAGGGTCCCTCTCCTATTAGTGCTGCCAACCACCCTCAACAGAAGCCAGGAGTACCAAGAACTCAAGGGACATCAGGGCCCTGTCTACAGTGCCAGCTTCAGCCCCGATGGCCGGGCCATTGTCACCGCTTCTGTGGACAAGACTGCTCGTCTCTGGGACCGCTCCGGCAATCAGGTAGCCGAGCTCAAAGGCCATCAGGGCCCTGTCTACAGTGCCAGCTTCAGCCCCGATGGCCGGGCCATTGTCACCGCTTCTGCTGACAACACTGCTCGTCTCTGGGACCGCTCCGGCAATCAGGTAGCCGAACTCAAGGGGCATCAGGGCCGTGTCTACAGTGCCAGCTTCAGCCCGGATGGACAGGCGATTGTCACTGCTTCTTATGACAAGACGGCCCGTCTCTGGGACCGCTCCGGCAATCAGGTAGCCGAACTCAATGGGCATCAGGGCTGGGTCAATAGTGCCAGCTTCAGCCTAGATGGACAAGCCATTGTTACCGCTTCTTTTGACACTGCTCGCCTCTGGGACCGCTCCGGCAAGCTGTTAGCCGAACTCAAAGGGCATCAGGGTCCTGTCTACAGTGCCAGCTTCAGCCCAGATGGACAGGCCATTGTCACCGCTTCTTTTGATGGCACTGCTCGCGTGTGGCCTTTTGGCAACTTGGATAGACTGCTAGCGCGAGGTTGCCAACGGCTTGAAGGCTACTTGATTTCCAACCCCAAAGAGTTAGCAACACTAAAAGCT
Proteins encoded in this region:
- a CDS encoding FHA domain-containing protein: MYIQLMWEDPTTGEVHRPILTPPIAIGRDTSQMPEKLGEQPVSRLELAHKQVSRFHALITLANQQLYITDRSANGTFLNGRPIGKGSQPFASKDTLRMGPYKMIATLMQGADHDVTEHTVRDPVSILRPASVLPKNTLVIWLVGIGVLLSMGLGAWLLVSALLERSRPRVPVGSALTGSVSGLKVSEANAFSLSEPTHG
- a CDS encoding FHA domain-containing protein, with protein sequence MGSASDSAAVAQTQQHLLIVQDGQGSRTILLEAAKYSLGRDPLTDIPLNSEFVSRQHALLLRLPTEAGQYRYRILDGDLEGRPSANGLKVNQEQVSSHDLGHGDRVILGPNVELTYFVLSGESKLEVSRISEGTVVASTHLAKQAQDQAPSLPVQTALSAQPAASLWQQLWQWLRRS
- a CDS encoding GGDEF domain-containing protein, producing the protein MESYSQQLNAASPSQSGAELSLVQALLAQLAVLQVENHHLKTTNRKLQQVAYTDALTQVGNRRAFDQAIKREWRSGCRTQSTLAVVMVDLDFFKRHNDTYGHQSGDELLACVANTLRTHLHRAGDAVFRYGGEEFAVVLPNTDLAGARVVAEGLRLAVEALGCTASFGVAAIVPNQADSFASLVGQADQALYQAKREGRNRVCCAD
- a CDS encoding DUF5942 domain-containing protein, whose protein sequence is MRRFWVLLVLLASFIGIPAFLGSATSSTPTTYSTIAVNFRDDLGPTDLASQVVAISRQFGVSLRPNSAFSGREHLFTLSFDPTQVDARQLLQQLNRSKAFKASIEYAEPVYTYHIPDGESFERVAVPDVTAADFPNDPLYQQQWNFRSINQGDAWKSSSGEGVTVAVIDTGIALVPDLNKDQFAEGYDFVSDDSDATDDNGHGTHVAGTIAQSTNNAYGVAGIAYDAKLMPLKVLDESGAGTTTDIAEAIEFAADNGADIINLSLGGMGDSQVLREAIEYAYNKGVLIVAAAGNSNSSSVSYPARYEHVVGVAALGPEGGRAPYSNFGAGVDISAPGGSLPAGGVLQNTIDGEGGTVFAAYQGTSMASPHVAGVAALVKASGVKEPEAILDVLKRSSHRVENDPLNYYGAGRLDAAVAMQEALHGTVDWRDFLRWLSENGYINPRFWFDGGVTAILPKLVMILVSYLIARLLPRIIGVATAWSAPMAGGLLFGSTGLFLLRGLFVFDAPQWPFRLAGSSLPELGNAIQGSALLNPVFASVVLPFLLAVFLLGSQAGRNFVTGLSIGVGSFLLVTSLTTAPMLLWFPDHGLITRGFLLVNAALCVGLAVLTLKSQPGTATDG
- a CDS encoding DNA double-strand break repair nuclease NurA; the protein is MLDLLKLARQMQGMSQQLQKEAAATRQRLLQAQEILQAAGAEQPLWLERYQTWHDKLAFLAAEPVEALDTCLPIGATAATYTVVATDGSQIAPSHHEVAYCYLINIGRIVLHYGTATSPLLDSLPEVFYRPEDLYLSRQWGIRTEEWMGFRRAQSETVALADLACGLPSVGVNGLAPLQRLAMVDGSLIHWSLEMLQAEARERILPPMLAAWDRLRLSRIPVVGYLSASRSSEALNFLRLPLCPFPQPDCGTHCGAGNTETATDQAPCAKLQPLRDAVLWSALLEPGQRGPLYRSSARILSHYGPHRVYFCYVHVGVEVARVEMPEWVALDAELRESALAMVMEQVRKGYGYPVALAEAHNQAVVRGSDRARFFALLEQEMVRTGLQNVGTSFKEARKRGSIA
- a CDS encoding WD40 repeat domain-containing protein is translated as MKTNKTSAETAQKSRQMIRLGSGVLKVTLTVAAVVGVVTVQGFRAPEEARTGTRLERESLAALEEFQLQQSEALVAAMRAGQALQALAKDRLLEQYLRVPLLLVLPTTLNRSQEYQELKGHQGPVYSASFSPDGRAIVTASVDKTARLWDRSGNQVAELKGHQGPVYSASFSPDGRAIVTASADNTARLWDRSGNQVAELKGHQGRVYSASFSPDGQAIVTASYDKTARLWDRSGNQVAELNGHQGWVNSASFSLDGQAIVTASFDTARLWDRSGKLLAELKGHQGPVYSASFSPDGQAIVTASFDGTARVWPFGNLDRLLARGCQRLEGYLISNPKELATLKACQK